The Oryza glaberrima chromosome 5, OglaRS2, whole genome shotgun sequence DNA segment TGACCAGATTGGAAAGATGCTACAAATCCAAAAGGGAtagaggagaagaaaacaagatgagatGGGCACATACCTCAGCATATTCGGCTGATGGCGCGGCAGACGGGCTGGCGGAGGTCGACATCGCTGCAAGCGGAAATTTGGACGGAGAGGAGATCGCCTGGAAATCGCTTTGTGCATCGAGGgggtcgccggagagagagaggacggaGTTTGCTTCGGCAGTGAAAACGGAGGaaacggtgtgagatttctcggggaTAACGGatagtatttaaagcgctgaATAACAGTCGGAAAATGGCAAGCACGATATTCTCTCGGAGTCGACGTATcacaaatccgaaacattatccaatattccggacttggggggcatgtgttaacgaccaattttggtaatccaaggatcggaTGTGAAGGAGGAATCGAGACGGAGTTTAAGATAGAGATTGTCCCAGAAACAGAGTAAGGATCGGCTAAggtccgaatcggctacgaccaagatcggcagagttcgagtcggacgggGTTAGACGATTGAGCCGAGTCCGACAATATGACACaacacatgttcaatacaatctcggcacatcgccaccctttttatttttgttttgtttcgacgagttcttgctttcgggttgagctgcaacGGTTACGATCTTCAagaagaggtaaaacttgttatggcggcttgcgttttcgagattagtgcttccatcttcatgacactctaaccttgtttatgtaattcatcgagttatcatatatcttacataatctctggcaatatcgctatctaacctacaatcggctaacatctgtcagtagaaggcagccgattaggttaaatatcgatattgacttagattatataagatatccatcactctatgacacatccaacagcttgattatctagatgttgtccttcttttcatacttatagctgcatcagttgagtttgatcttatgagtcgtgattagaatctcaaatctctagcctgtctttagttgccgattagggtagtatcggagtttcagccgatcttacctaactTAACTATATTCATCTTATATGCTTTACTGATATGTTAAATATGCCCTTTATGTTACGATCTTGTTGCGTTAAAAGTATTAGgctttctgtttgatatattctacttgcattaatatcttaatatagagtggtatcggagtattagccgatacatgctagatctatctgatcggctatgctatgtacatatatagtctcattattaatatatatttcgatctaagtgatttatactatctcggcatagcgaccgatctatcccaatcacaaGGATTGtgtattgttaatatctacagccgatcgatgcatatatgacatcggctcaaagataaatgatatgtcatcggcatttagccgatcggctatcgtttatggatttaatcgcggtttctttgtctttgtttcttgttgattgaaGGATCAAATTAATTGGCACGCTCACacacccaaaggcaagttttggacctgcactggagttaagcagatctcccaggcctcgtgtttttacatcaacaaaaCCCAAATTCATCCCTACAGCCCCACATCCATATAGCACATTCGCATTCATATTTCACATTCACATCCACATTCTACATTCCACATTCCACATCCACATCACATTTCACATTCACATTTCACaattcacattcacattcacattcacattcatCACAACAAATAAAAACCTACAAGCCATTCATCACAACATATAAAAACCTACAAGCCTAAGTCAAAATTCGTAATTCCAaactcaaaatatatatcctAAACATTTGCATATAAATCCTAAACATTTGCATATATATCCTAACTCAAAATATGcctagtttaaaattcctaagTCAAAAGATTGTAAGTCTAAATTTTTAGGTCGAAAAATTCCTATGTCTAGATTGTGAACATTAATATGAAAAATTCCTAAGTCTGCAATATTTAAGAATTCATAAGTGCAAAAATATAAATGCGATTGTATTTTACCTCCAACATGGGGTGAGCCTATGATTTTAAGAGTTTCTCATCCTCAAGTCATCGAGCATGTAATAGAAAACATAGAATAGAATCCATAATAATAGCAAATATTTAAATGCATTACACATAAAGTACACTTCCATAGTTCATGCATAAACACTaattaaatacatttttttcacataaatctagctagtaggttttttttttcctaggaGCTAATTTTTTCGCGGCTTGGTCCCGAGGGGGAGGGGCAGAAGATTGCACTCGTTGTGGGGCCTTGTTGATGTTGTATTCGTCATTTGGGTCTACGACATGATGACGGATGAACCCGCAAAACTCGTCAGTGAGAGCTTTGAAGACGTGTGGTAGAATTTCACTTGTACCGAGACCCAATTTCTACAACGCGAGGATGGAAGCACGTAGAAATTTACTTAGTACTTAAATAGAATTGCTCAATGTTATGACTTAGGTACCTGAAGAATGTCATACCTCAGCATTGTGGTGATTGTATCCATCCTCTACAAAATATAGCATGTACCGCATGACATAGAATCCGCAGAGGTCGATGGCCTCTGGTTGACGAAGGATATATTTATGTTCGAAGATCCGAAATTCAGTTGCATCAATCTTGCATCTCCCATACGATCTTCCGGACCTACAGTACTTCTTATATGCCCTATTTAGTGCACTGAAAATAGTTTGGTACTTGTCTATCCCTCTCCTCAGGCTATCATATATGCAAATTGAACTATCGTCGATGTTGATTACGAGGAGGATCCAATGATGGCTACACATAGTGACAATTTATCAATAACTTGATATGGGTCGAGGGGCAAACATAACTGGAAATCGATGATAGTGACTTACTGAGAAAGGTAAGGCAATAAAATGTGGTCACATCCATTAAGTTTGGCGAGGGCATCAAAGAGATAGCGGTCAATTTCAGCTTCGGATGTGCATTGCTTGTCAAAGTTTACAACAGCTGGGTCTAGAAAAGCTATCTTATGGTTCATGGATCTAACCTGATAAGAGCAATGCCCGCAAAAGGAGAACACAGTTGAGAATTACTGAGTACGTAGAATGCTATGGATTAAGAACGACAAGATATCAAAGGACTCAAAATGACCACAATTGCAGGAGGCAGATATCGAATTCCCTTCTTTGGTACAACTGGAAGAGTTCCTTAAATTCTACAAAGCATGTATTACTAGGGTGGTGAAAATCCTCGTCAGTGTAGTAGGCACCGAACATCCCGACCCCCTTTTTTGGCCTCCTCCAAATACCATTCATGCAGCCAATGCGCTTGAGTTCCTAAGGATTCAATTTCCGTGTCAAGCACCATCGGTTGACCAAGTTGGAATCGCAGTACAATCGGGGCCTCTTCAAGTTCATCTAGATTGTCCATGCTTTTCAAACCAGCTGACTTGCAGAAATCAACTTCCTTGGACGCTTTCTCTTCAAGGTACAACTCCCTACTGAGCTTGCATATCTTTTTTGCCAAGAATTCTCCAGAAGTCCGATATAGGCTTCTTAGGTGACTTCGGTGGTGCGCACTTGATGAAATACTTGATGACATTCGGAGGAATTGGAATCTTTGGTTCCTCGAGCTTCTTAGGACCAAAAAGTGAAGTGATGCTGGCGTTGATTGTCTTCTTAGGCAGCGATGTTGTCGGCTTTGACACTAAGTATGAATTGGAATGTGTGAGTCACTATTTGCTTGATGGAACAGACATCTGTGATGCACTTGGTGTTCGGGTCTTTTTTCTGAGTGGGGGTGGACTTGTGGACTTCTCCGAACGATTTGGTTCATTAGGTGTGTTTTCACGAGGTGGACTGAAGGTCCTCTGTCGAGGCGGAGAAGGAGCTAGATTTGCACCTCGTCCGTTTGAAGGGCTGGAAGCACGGTCACCTGGATCCCCTGCCCCATCGTTCAAAGTGATAACGATGTAGCGTTTGGGCCATATGATCAGGTTGTGAAGAGCAGTGCCCAGAGTGTCAACCCCTTCCTCCGGAGGAAACTGTAGCACATAACCTCTGTATTGGCTTGGCACGTCTTCCACTTCAACCCTTGAGTGGCCTGCAGGCAATGGAACACCATGTATTGTTTGCCCTGCACATATTGGATGTGCCACACCACGTGCAATCTCCTAAGTAATGTTCCTTTGAAGAGGGACATGGAGCACGCACGGCATATGTGTTGTTATGTCGTCCACAACATAACGTGATGTGTCCTGTTCTGGAGGGGGGTTATCCGCGGACGCGCAACTGCTCCGTTTGGCACCTGGGTTAACCACTTGGTCACCAGCTTGCCCCTGTTGCCCTGGTAACCCATTGGGAAACAACACTGCAAGTTGTTCCTTTACCTGACGGGCCACCTCTAATCTCATACGTTTGGCCTCCTCTTCTCTCATGGGTCTTCTTGGATGGGCCCGATACATGTGTGCATCATTTGGGAACCCTTCCTTTCATGGAACGGAACCAACGCCTCTCGTGCGTCCAGGGTGCTCTTTCATCCCCAGTGCCAATGTGAACTCATCTTTTTCTCTTACTGGCACATATTTACCCTGCCTCGCCAAGGAAACAGCCTCGGTGATCTTTTCTTTCAGCTCTTGCTGTCGAGGTCCCAGTGCAACCAACTCCCCTGAATCCGATAGTTGAGCCTTCCTGGCGTACGCGTAGTGCTTTGTCCGGGTCCCCCATCCATCTATCTCAACAACTATACCTGCTTGGCACAGTTGTTCCTCCTTCTCTTCCCATTTGGGGATATTCTTAGCATATCTGCTCGGCCCAAGTCGGTGAGGAAGCTTGTTCAACGCGGAGTTGGCCTTGTTTAGGGTGCTCACTTCTCTTGCCTCTTGAGATGTTTTCCAGTTCACAAACTCATCCCAGTAATCTGTCAACTTCTGATACCTGGGTTTCTCAAAATCTAGGGTCCGGTTGCGTTGGACCAACTTCGCGTTCAAGTCAGTCCTCCACTTTCTGAATAATGTGCTCATCTTCGATAAGGCTCCCTTCTTTGCTAGCTCTTCTTGGCCTTTTGGAAAGGTGAATGTCAGCTTCAACTTTCGCCAACATTCTTCCTTCAGGTTATGTGGCACCGTCCAGTCGAGTTGTGTTACATCATTTGTTTTCCAATGTCTATACTTGATGGGAATGAAATCCTTGACGATACATCCACACGCCCTACCATAGGGAGTTACTGCCGTCGATGGTTCGTGTGGCCACCCAGTTTCAGTGAGCACTGTCACAACGTAGTGACCATCCGGCATCGAGCTAGGACCCCTAGGCTTCCTCCCATATGAGACGGTTGAATCCTGGCCCGAACCGCCAGTGGAAGTGCCAACCTCCTTGGAAATTGCAAATTCGATTAGTTCGAATGGTCCATTAGAGTTAGAATTTGCTAATGCACTATTGCGTGAAATATACGTCGAAATTACCTCGCCGCCTTCGGAATGCTCTTGATTTAAGTTTAAGAACGCGCTAGGGCTGGCATTATGTTCACCCTCAGATCCGGAGCTAGCGAATTCTTTGTGTTCCATCTAGTCATCATCGAGCATACTAACATTACTAATGTTGAAAAATAACATGGTCTAAAGGTGTAAGATATTTTGTGCTCTCGGAACTGCTACAAGCACAAAACAGGAATATATTTGCTCTCAGATGGCGGGTTGCCAACTTAATGGCCTCCTCGCCAAAATATTGCAGGCTGCCAATTGCACGGCCTCCATGCCATGGTGTACTAGGTCGTCATCGATTATGTGTGGCAGTATAAACAGAGACGAGAATAAAGGGCAATTCAAAAATAGTGAACAAAAGAGAATAAGGGAGAGAGCGTgtggataagagagatagagggTGAAGTGGGTAAGTGGTTGGCCGGGTAATTAAATAGTAGGagataggtgccagttttataCCCTAATCCGGCACAATTCACAAATCACACAAATAAATGAAATACTGCCACACATAATCTCCCACCATATGAATTTCATCATCGAGCAGCAAGTTATATTCACATGGGGAGTTTGGAAAGATTGGGTAAATGTTCAGATGTGCATTCCAAGATATACTTTTCCTTTACCAAACAAGAAATGAGGATGATGGATCATGGAAACAGAACCTAAGGGCATGAACATATTAATACTAGTAATATAACCTAAGTAAGCAAGTAAGCAACCTAAGTAAGCAACATTTTAAATCAGCAGCAGCATAAAAAAGAGCTATTAGCAATCCAGGGAGCATGCTCATATAAGTATTGGCTCACACGAAAAACTGTACTCTTATCATAATACCATAGATCTGATCAACTGTATGAGATCATACAAAATACTGGTAATATGTAAGACGGATGCTCTCCTAGTGTCCTGACAAAAAATTGCAGGCCAGCATTGTTACAGAACAAAGTGGCCTTAACTTTAGTGAGTTTATGATTAAAATTTAGACAATTCTGATCAACTAGGcaaaagtttaaatttgaaacaaTAGGAAAATAAGTGTActctccatctccatcccaaaatatagtaacagaTTAGACACTGCCTATTACTACATTACAATAGCGTGTCGATTCAGTAAATAGGCAACTGCATCAAAAATCACCCTGGGAAACCATGCTAGGCCATGCACAGTGAGAAACGACTGTcctaaaatattaatatttagcATAATCGACAGATGTAGTATTGTATCCAGGTATTAGTATTTAGCATAATCGACAGTGGAAGTATTGTATCTAGATAATATCCAGGTGCACCCCCATAATCGACAGAGGTAGTACTTAGCATATTCATGTCTCAGACCCATAATCGACAGAGGTAGTATCTAGCATATTCATGTCTCAGATCACACACATGAGCAAATTTTGCTAAGCGgaggagggaagaagaagaagaggatggaTGGGGGGAGAGGGGTGTACCTCTGCGTCGGGCCGTCgttgccgcctccacctccgccttaCCGCCGTGCACCACTGCCCCTCTTCACCTCACCGCCGCACCCGCTGCAATCAAAATGAAAATGGTTTTTTCTTAACACAAAAAATAGGGTCGTCAAGAATCAAAATGCCACCAAAAATAGGATTGATTGTCTTGTCTCGTCTTGCATATTTCAATTACCACCAATTCCAAATgcattacaaaattataataggaATACacattacaaaattataataggaATAGGAATTCAATTGATGGCAGTATGgaggagggaagaagaagaggatggaTAGGGGGAGAGGGGTGTACCTCTGCGTCGGGCCGTCGTTGCCGCCTCCACCTTCGCCTTGCCGCTGCCCCTCTTCACCTCGCCGTCGCACCGCGCCGCTGCAATCGAAATCAGAATCAAAATTCTTgtcttcctcccctccctttccttGCATCCCctccaacaacagcagcaagaATCCTCCTCACCGAGGAAGGAgggcgtggaggcggaggtcgaggaggcttggaaggaggaggaggatgggctTAACGCAGCCGccgctcacctcctcctcgccgccgcacgctgTCGAGCCGTCCTCACCGCTGCGTcgagccgccgcaccgccgcgcgccgtcgagccctcctcgccgctcgcctcctcctcgccgccgcaccgcagCCGACGACGACCTGGAGGGCGCCGCGCCGAGAGAAGGGATAAGGGAGAAgggatgagagagagagtgagggatATTTAAGTAAAGGAGATGGTACCGGTTCTAACacaaataggtgccggttctatcaTTAAATTCGGCACATTTGACTAttggaacaattttttttcttaaaaaaattacgggAAAAAcatcattcaattttttttataataactaGAGATAAGCGTGTTATATAAATGTAACTTTATACagtattaattataaattacaATTTCTTTCTTAAATTTAAGTTTCACTATAAAATAGGCCTATTACTTAATATGTTCAAAAAAGAATATaaagggcaaaaaaaagaaattaaatattaGACCGCACAAAATATGTTCCAAGTTTTTTGCTGATTTAAATCAAATGGTTGCCATACAAATCCGTAGAATGAAGTTAGAAATTAATTCAAACCCTAACTACTATCCCTTCCGCATGATCGGACCGTACATACAACGCTTGGTCATTCTCTTCAGCAGTTGCCTCGTTTTCCGTCTCGATATCAATTGTGGGTAGCGGTGGCTCATCGGGCAGATCGTAGTCATCTTCGTCGATGATATTCTCCATTCCGACAATACTTCGCTTGCCTTCTAATACAACATGACGTGGCCTCATGAGTGATGGGTCCTTGATATAGAATATTTGCTTAACGGACTTTGCAAGCACGAATGGTTCATCTTCGTAGCCAACATCATTGAGGTCAACGATGATCGTTCCATGCTTGTCAATCTTTAAACCCCTTGGAATTTTGACCCATTTGCATTGGAATAGAGGGACTTTGAGGGCTCCGTAATCTAACTCCCAGATTGACTCTATGAAACCGTAATAAGTCTGCTTGTTGCCGCCGTCATCGTAGGCGTCGATGCGCACGGCACTGTTTTGATTTGTACTCTTGTTGTCCTGAGCCTTGGTGTAAAAGGTATACCCGTTCATATCATAGCCCTGGTACGTGTGGATTGTGTTGGATGGCCCCCGAGATAATGAAAAAAGGGCACCATCGATGTCTGCAGTTGTCAGGTACTCCATCAACCATTTCCTGAATTGAAGTTTATGCATCTTCGTGAGCCATGCTGCTCCTTTCCTGGGATTGTCTCCGCGGAGTACATCCAAGTGCATGTCCACGTACGGAGCCACCAAAGCTGACTGTCGTAACACTGCAAAATGGGCGTGTCTTATGGTTTGTCGATCAGGGGTGAAAATTCTCCTGTCACCTAATGTTCCCTTTCCAAGCATTCTGCCCTCGTGACGGGGCACAGGAACACTGATAGGTTGTAGATCCATGTAATCTATACAGAATTCGACCACCTCCTCTATTGCATAACCCTCGACGATGCTGCCTTCGGGTCTTGATCTATTCCTGACATATTTCTTTATGATGCCCATAAACCTCTCGAAAGCCCACATGCTATGCAGATATGCTGGACCTAAGATCTTTACTTGTTCCACAAGATGAACAATCAGATGCACCATGATATcgaagaaagaaagagggaaCAACA contains these protein-coding regions:
- the LOC127773837 gene encoding uncharacterized protein LOC127773837 isoform X2 produces the protein MEHKEFASSGSEGEHNASPSAFLNLNQEHSEGGEEVGTSTGGSGQDSTVSYGRKPRGPSSMPDGHYVVTVLTETGWPHEPSTAVTPYGRACGCIVKDFIPIKYRHWKTNDVTQLDWTVPHNLKEECWRKLKLTFTFPKGQEELAKKGALSKMSTLFRKWRTDLNAKLVQRNRTLDFEKPRYQKLTDYWDEFVNWKTSQEAREVSTLNKANSALNKLPHRLGPSRYAKNIPKWEEKEEQLCQAGIVVEIDGWGTRTKHYAYARKAQLSDSGELVALGPRQQELKEKITEAVSLARQGKYVPVREKDEFTLALGMKEHPGRTRGVGSVP
- the LOC127773837 gene encoding uncharacterized protein LOC127773837 isoform X1 translates to MEHKEFASSGSEGEHNASPSAFLNLNQEHSEGGEVISTYISRNSALANSNSNGPFELIEFAISKEVGTSTGGSGQDSTVSYGRKPRGPSSMPDGHYVVTVLTETGWPHEPSTAVTPYGRACGCIVKDFIPIKYRHWKTNDVTQLDWTVPHNLKEECWRKLKLTFTFPKGQEELAKKGALSKMSTLFRKWRTDLNAKLVQRNRTLDFEKPRYQKLTDYWDEFVNWKTSQEAREVSTLNKANSALNKLPHRLGPSRYAKNIPKWEEKEEQLCQAGIVVEIDGWGTRTKHYAYARKAQLSDSGELVALGPRQQELKEKITEAVSLARQGKYVPVREKDEFTLALGMKEHPGRTRGVGSVP